In one window of Methanococcoides methylutens DNA:
- a CDS encoding lipopolysaccharide biosynthesis protein: protein MSNHKLFAQRVGLVGVTNLLLGLSGIILLPILTKNISIEDYGAWAQVLVTIGIVPATVMLGLSYTMVRFLPSAKEREEKQEIFYSIFFLVLIASLVATTLIYAFSSTLASVLFNGDIAIVKILSLIVFIECLNNLFFNYFRATQQIKKYSSLLFIQTCLFLILVAFFIFMGAGLFGALIGLLLKGLIIFLISGYSIVLEIGIKYPRFIYLKEFLIFGLPTIPGNLSSWVVNSSDRYVIGIFLGAAFVGYYSPGYSLGNMIRMFVTPLSFILPAVLSKHYDDNNLREVQTILSYSLKCFLTFSIPAVFGISLLSKPLLTILSTSEIAEQGYLITPFIAVSMLFSGSYSIITQIIIMEKKTKITGIIWILSAALNLGLNFVLIPYIGIIGAAVATLFAFAVCFASTSYFSFKLFKFNIDFVYIFKCLFASLVMCFVIIEFNPSGTFDVLATIAVSVVVYFVLLGLLKGFKKDEIMFFKNMLNP, encoded by the coding sequence ATGAGTAACCATAAACTTTTTGCACAAAGAGTCGGATTAGTAGGTGTAACAAACCTCCTTTTAGGTTTAAGTGGAATTATTCTACTTCCAATTCTAACTAAGAATATATCTATAGAGGACTATGGAGCTTGGGCTCAAGTTTTAGTTACAATTGGAATAGTGCCTGCAACTGTTATGTTGGGTTTGTCTTATACAATGGTTCGATTTTTACCTTCTGCAAAAGAAAGGGAAGAAAAACAAGAAATATTTTATTCTATCTTTTTTTTAGTATTGATAGCAAGTTTGGTTGCAACGACTCTGATTTATGCATTTTCTAGTACATTGGCCTCAGTTTTATTCAATGGAGACATTGCAATTGTAAAAATTCTTTCATTAATTGTATTTATTGAATGCTTGAATAATCTTTTTTTTAATTACTTCAGAGCAACACAACAGATTAAAAAATATTCTTCCTTGTTATTCATACAAACTTGTCTTTTCTTAATTTTGGTTGCATTCTTTATATTTATGGGAGCAGGTCTCTTTGGCGCATTAATAGGTCTACTGCTAAAAGGACTTATTATCTTTTTGATTAGCGGTTATAGTATTGTTTTAGAAATTGGGATCAAATATCCACGATTTATATATTTAAAAGAATTCCTCATATTTGGATTGCCTACTATTCCTGGAAACTTATCAAGTTGGGTGGTAAATTCCAGTGATCGTTATGTAATAGGAATATTTCTAGGGGCCGCATTTGTTGGATATTATTCACCAGGATATTCTCTTGGAAACATGATACGTATGTTCGTAACGCCTCTTTCTTTTATACTTCCTGCGGTATTATCTAAACACTATGATGATAATAATTTAAGAGAAGTGCAAACAATCCTATCTTATTCTCTTAAATGTTTTCTAACATTTTCAATCCCAGCTGTATTTGGTATATCACTTTTATCAAAACCACTATTGACAATCCTATCTACATCAGAAATCGCAGAGCAAGGATATCTTATAACGCCTTTTATTGCAGTAAGTATGCTATTTTCTGGTTCTTATTCCATAATTACCCAAATAATTATCATGGAAAAGAAAACAAAAATTACAGGTATAATATGGATTTTATCAGCTGCTTTGAACTTGGGGCTAAATTTTGTACTTATACCCTATATAGGTATTATAGGAGCAGCGGTTGCAACATTATTTGCGTTTGCTGTTTGTTTTGCTTCCACTTCATATTTTTCTTTTAAATTATTTAAATTCAATATAGACTTTGTGTACATATTTAAATGTTTATTTGCTTCACTCGTGATGTGCTTTGTAATCATTGAATTTAATCCATCTGGAACATTTGATGTATTAGCAACAATAGCAGTAAGTGTTGTTGTTTATTTTGTTTTACTTGGATTACTAAAAGGATTTAAAAAAGATGAAATTATGTTTTTCAAAAATATGCTTAATCCCTGA
- a CDS encoding DUF6044 family protein, which yields MRNETANKYIFIALIILSAYLSSFVILGEQSPILVHDVHDSLQVRNEIIVNGGQVFGSTDEDIKPITESISEINPVSLVSPNLWLYYFFSPFTAYAFSIAIVHVVAFFGMYLLLSRHILSESKDEIINIGVALTFSLLPFFPLNGLRIAGLPLALYAFLNIRNKDSSKKEWLIISLIPFYAPYTHSFLFFLAFVGILWMVDLITKKDFNPRFFYSLLLMNTIFLIRNSNLIYNIFFDHNYTSQRVEFSNKFVNIDLSAGISEFLVKSGYNFIYGQYHANSVHHLGIGLALLISLFIILMKTNSKYKSNWSFISYMALISTISFPIIAMFTNTIILAMWGTIICIFGVILLKIFISLLSRVVDRRIEEILEILRKQFRDSEYNLLLGFVSICLLISAFYGLWNSHLLDLIKSYSTVLTIFNFSRFNALHPLLWYMIFALSLKIIYGNLKYGKTIVLLLLLVQAGYLFTLSDEGDTYQVAGLGAIRSDQLTYQEYYSEELFNGISTYIGKPQESYRVVSIGFHPSVSQHNGFYTVDFYKSNYPLEYKHKFRAIIEKELGKNEANRDCFDNWGGRCYIFANETEGDFMVTKDKSTAIENLQLNTTAFKEMGGEYIFSAVEIKNHQENDLKYLKVFESTSSPWKIWLYQVA from the coding sequence ATGAGAAATGAAACAGCTAATAAATATATATTTATTGCTTTAATTATATTGTCTGCATATTTAAGTTCTTTTGTAATTCTAGGCGAACAATCGCCAATTTTGGTCCATGATGTCCATGATTCATTACAGGTAAGAAATGAAATAATAGTAAATGGTGGACAAGTATTTGGATCCACAGACGAAGATATAAAACCAATCACTGAGAGTATTTCAGAAATAAACCCAGTAAGTTTAGTATCTCCAAATCTGTGGTTATACTATTTCTTTTCTCCATTTACAGCCTATGCGTTTAGTATCGCTATTGTGCATGTAGTGGCTTTTTTTGGGATGTATTTGCTTCTTTCAAGACATATATTATCTGAGTCAAAAGATGAGATTATAAATATTGGTGTAGCTCTCACATTTTCCCTGCTTCCATTCTTTCCACTTAATGGATTAAGAATTGCAGGATTACCCCTTGCACTTTATGCATTTCTGAATATTCGAAACAAAGATTCATCAAAAAAAGAATGGTTGATTATATCTTTAATCCCATTTTATGCACCTTATACTCATAGTTTCTTATTCTTTTTGGCTTTCGTTGGGATATTATGGATGGTTGATCTAATTACAAAAAAAGACTTCAATCCACGCTTCTTTTACTCTTTATTACTAATGAACACAATATTTCTAATAAGAAATTCTAACTTGATCTATAATATCTTTTTTGACCATAACTATACATCACAACGTGTAGAATTCTCTAATAAATTTGTGAACATAGACCTATCAGCCGGTATTAGTGAATTCCTAGTGAAATCAGGATATAATTTCATATATGGTCAGTATCATGCAAATAGTGTCCATCATCTTGGAATTGGATTAGCACTATTGATATCTTTGTTTATTATCCTGATGAAAACAAATTCAAAATATAAGTCGAATTGGTCATTTATCTCATACATGGCACTCATAAGTACGATTTCATTTCCAATAATAGCAATGTTCACCAATACTATTATTCTTGCTATGTGGGGAACAATTATCTGTATATTTGGAGTGATATTATTAAAAATATTCATATCTTTACTCTCAAGAGTTGTAGATAGAAGAATTGAAGAAATCCTCGAAATTTTACGGAAACAGTTTAGAGATTCTGAGTATAATCTATTACTTGGTTTTGTATCCATTTGTCTTTTAATATCTGCATTTTATGGTCTGTGGAATTCACATTTATTAGACCTCATAAAAAGTTATTCAACAGTTCTGACAATATTCAATTTTAGCAGATTCAATGCTTTACATCCACTTTTGTGGTATATGATATTCGCACTTTCATTAAAGATAATTTATGGTAATCTAAAATATGGCAAAACAATCGTTTTGCTTTTGCTTCTGGTTCAAGCAGGATATTTATTTACACTTTCGGACGAAGGGGATACATATCAGGTAGCGGGTCTAGGTGCGATTCGAAGTGATCAACTAACTTATCAGGAATACTATTCAGAAGAACTTTTCAATGGTATCTCAACATACATTGGAAAGCCTCAGGAGAGCTATAGAGTTGTTAGTATCGGTTTTCATCCAAGTGTTAGTCAACACAATGGATTTTACACCGTAGATTTTTATAAAAGCAATTACCCCTTAGAGTATAAACATAAATTTAGGGCGATAATTGAAAAAGAGCTTGGAAAAAATGAGGCTAATAGGGATTGTTTTGATAATTGGGGAGGTAGGTGCTATATATTTGCCAATGAAACCGAGGGAGATTTCATGGTAACGAAAGATAAATCAACCGCAATAGAAAATTTGCAGTTAAATACAACAGCATTTAAGGAAATGGGTGGAGAATACATCTTTTCAGCAGTTGAAATTAAAAATCATCAGGAAAATGATTTAAAGTATCTAAAAGTATTTGAAAGCACATCTTCTCCCTGGAAAATATGGCTTTATCAAGTAGCTTAA
- a CDS encoding flippase, with translation MVNVLSLREKLLKETFWSFATKGISFSLYFLLNIYLARVLGAEKFGAWSFFYSILTIVLLFSYFGINSSARKYVAQYNRDIELYNILKSSAKLRLMFSLFFSIVIIFIHRPLAILVGRPEFASFFLLCAPLILLAGLVEFLKAIFMGLHRIKYNFIINFIEYGLKLLLVFLALKLSLDVISIINSFTIAYFVASTVGFYLLWIKYFKRNNAKSTDGFSKEILKYSIPLFFISIGFLIATEVDTLMLGLLATDTEVGIYSVAKQITIKLPHISLAIAMGSMPVFAKLNKDNKESLKKMFYKLLKVNALIFSTISLVIIFLSWYFIPLIFGIEYLGSVLPLQLLTVYLISYSFSIFLSTFLDYQGLAKKRAFNLLICVILNIGLNYLLIPLYGAIGAATATSISYLPYVCLNWIEVRKFLK, from the coding sequence ATGGTTAATGTTCTTTCTCTAAGAGAAAAGCTCTTAAAAGAAACTTTTTGGAGCTTTGCCACAAAAGGAATTTCTTTCTCCTTATATTTTTTGTTAAATATTTATCTTGCTAGGGTTTTAGGGGCTGAAAAATTTGGTGCTTGGTCATTTTTTTATTCAATTCTAACTATAGTTCTTTTATTTTCTTATTTTGGGATCAATAGTTCTGCACGAAAATACGTTGCTCAATATAATAGAGATATTGAGTTATATAATATTTTAAAAAGTTCAGCAAAATTAAGACTAATGTTCAGTTTATTTTTCAGCATTGTTATAATTTTTATTCATAGACCTTTAGCAATACTTGTTGGAAGGCCCGAATTTGCATCCTTTTTTTTGTTATGTGCACCATTAATTCTGCTGGCGGGATTGGTCGAATTTTTAAAAGCTATCTTCATGGGGTTACATAGAATTAAATATAATTTCATCATAAATTTTATAGAGTATGGGCTCAAATTATTATTGGTTTTCCTGGCTTTAAAGCTTTCATTGGATGTAATTAGTATTATAAACTCATTTACGATTGCATATTTTGTAGCTTCAACAGTTGGATTTTATTTATTATGGATAAAATATTTCAAAAGAAACAATGCTAAGTCAACAGATGGATTTTCAAAAGAGATTCTTAAATATAGCATTCCACTGTTTTTTATAAGTATTGGATTTTTAATTGCAACAGAAGTTGATACTTTGATGCTTGGTTTGCTTGCAACAGATACAGAAGTTGGAATTTATTCCGTTGCAAAACAGATCACAATAAAGCTGCCACACATAAGTTTAGCAATAGCAATGGGATCAATGCCTGTGTTTGCAAAATTAAACAAAGATAATAAAGAATCTTTAAAAAAAATGTTCTACAAATTGCTTAAGGTTAATGCCTTGATATTTTCAACGATATCTCTTGTGATTATTTTTCTTTCTTGGTATTTTATACCATTAATTTTTGGTATTGAATACCTTGGATCAGTTTTGCCCTTACAATTATTAACTGTTTATTTAATAAGTTATTCTTTTTCAATATTTTTAAGTACATTTTTAGATTATCAAGGTTTGGCTAAAAAGAGAGCATTTAATTTGTTAATTTGTGTAATCTTAAACATTGGTTTAAATTACCTCTTAATTCCACTGTACGGAGCAATTGGGGCTGCAACAGCAACATCAATTTCATATTTGCCTTATGTTTGTTTAAATTGGATTGAGGTAAGAAAATTTTTAAAATAA
- a CDS encoding nitroreductase family protein — protein MKLIKSILYHRFLIIRTKSLSNDKLQIQLSKRGHSLDKALTENQNYDSYLFEVELLLNEFARRRIQSNEITRWAWYLIYEAKFHDEFVEDLISEKGCNKLDESASLFDTIKNRRSIRSWTEKDVAKDDLIDAIDIAKWVPCSCNRQLWKFLILENEDEKDFVKMFTKQTFYNKAPLIIVPLIKITEYSKDEKHYAYLDMGAIIQNLLLILHAKGLGTCWIGIKIQADMQNRYELFCSRFNVDNTYIPISIIPVGVPKRTPIVPARKDTNEIIFSR, from the coding sequence ATGAAATTAATTAAATCAATTCTATATCATCGATTTTTAATAATTAGGACTAAAAGTTTATCTAATGATAAATTACAAATTCAATTGTCAAAAAGAGGACATAGTCTTGATAAAGCACTTACCGAGAACCAAAATTATGATTCATATCTTTTTGAAGTAGAATTGTTGCTAAATGAATTCGCCAGACGAAGAATTCAATCAAATGAAATAACAAGGTGGGCTTGGTATTTAATTTATGAAGCAAAATTTCATGATGAATTTGTTGAAGACTTGATTTCAGAAAAAGGATGTAATAAATTAGATGAAAGTGCTAGTCTATTTGATACAATCAAAAATAGGCGAAGTATTCGATCATGGACTGAAAAAGATGTAGCTAAAGATGATTTAATTGATGCTATTGATATTGCAAAGTGGGTTCCATGTTCTTGTAATCGTCAACTATGGAAGTTCTTAATCCTTGAAAATGAAGACGAAAAAGATTTTGTCAAAATGTTTACAAAACAAACATTTTATAATAAGGCTCCTCTTATAATTGTCCCTCTTATAAAAATTACTGAGTATTCTAAAGATGAGAAACATTATGCTTATTTAGATATGGGAGCCATTATTCAGAATTTGTTACTAATATTACACGCTAAGGGATTGGGAACATGTTGGATTGGTATTAAAATACAAGCAGATATGCAAAACAGATATGAATTATTTTGTTCTAGATTTAATGTAGATAATACCTATATTCCAATTAGTATAATACCTGTAGGTGTTCCTAAAAGAACACCGATTGTACCAGCTAGAAAAGATACAAATGAGATAATATTTTCGAGATGA